In the Pseudolabrys taiwanensis genome, one interval contains:
- a CDS encoding VOC family protein: MKVEQIHHVAYRCKDAKETVAFYKRVLGMDLIGAIAEDKVPSTKAPDPYMHIFLDAGGGNILAFFELPNSPPMGRDPNTPDWTQHIAFTVKDMAALDEAKANAEAAGLEVVGPTDHSIFQSIYFKDPSGHRLEVATWTTTPEELERLKAVAPAMIEEWSRTKKPPRHAAWLHQKEFADA; encoded by the coding sequence ATGAAAGTCGAACAGATCCACCACGTCGCCTATCGCTGCAAGGACGCCAAGGAAACGGTCGCGTTCTACAAGCGCGTGCTCGGCATGGACCTGATCGGCGCCATCGCCGAGGACAAGGTGCCCTCGACCAAGGCGCCGGACCCTTACATGCACATTTTCCTCGACGCCGGCGGCGGCAACATTCTCGCCTTCTTCGAATTGCCGAACTCGCCGCCGATGGGCCGCGACCCCAACACGCCGGACTGGACGCAGCACATCGCTTTCACGGTGAAGGATATGGCCGCGCTCGACGAGGCCAAGGCCAACGCCGAGGCGGCGGGGCTGGAGGTGGTCGGGCCGACCGACCACAGCATCTTCCAGTCGATCTACTTCAAGGATCCGAGTGGCCACCGGCTCGAAGTCGCCACCTGGACGACGACGCCCGAGGAACTGGAGCGGCTGAAAGCCGTCGCTCCGGCGATGATCGAGGAATGGAGCCGCACCAAGAAGCCGCCGCGCCACGCCGCCTGGCTGCACCAGAAGGAATTCGCCGACGCCTAG
- a CDS encoding MarR family winged helix-turn-helix transcriptional regulator, producing MSSGKSSRKGKLEEARARSFDLARFMPYRLAVLADDVSATIAQVYVDRFDLTRDQWRILAWLGNHAEMQAKEVGRHAGLDKMQMSRALARLEEKKLVAIKPDAQDRRGNILQLTKQGRALYDKITPLVTAREDYLLAALTPDEAAALDSIIAKLRQQALTLKAGA from the coding sequence ATGAGCAGCGGAAAGTCGTCACGCAAAGGAAAGCTGGAAGAAGCGCGCGCGCGGTCATTCGACCTGGCGCGCTTCATGCCCTACCGGCTGGCGGTATTGGCCGACGACGTCTCGGCGACGATCGCTCAGGTCTATGTCGATCGTTTCGATCTGACGCGCGACCAGTGGCGCATCCTCGCCTGGCTCGGCAATCACGCCGAGATGCAGGCCAAGGAAGTCGGCCGCCATGCCGGCCTCGACAAGATGCAGATGAGTAGAGCTCTGGCGCGGCTCGAAGAGAAGAAACTCGTTGCGATCAAGCCCGATGCGCAGGACCGCCGCGGCAACATCCTGCAACTGACCAAGCAGGGGCGCGCCCTCTACGACAAGATCACGCCGCTGGTGACGGCGCGCGAAGATTATCTCTTGGCCGCGCTGACGCCGGACGAAGCCGCCGCGCTCGATAGCATCATCGCCAAGCTGCGCCAGCAGGCGCTCACACTGAAAGCAGGCGCGTAG
- a CDS encoding thermonuclease family protein, producing MKTVERIALCLVTSLAGTMAHAAEEPCRLTPLGTAEVAAVRDGRTLMLKDGRELRLVAIEAGDESRAALEAAIGGRSLRLAALGEAKDRYGRTVAFAFAGEEPQSVQQALLAQGQARVAARVGDKSCADGLLAAEREARRAGRGLWANPNFAPLPAENLRRLEAERGRFVLVQGKVLSVRESGGTIYMNFGRRWTQALTATMLRRDARRFAAAGVEAKRLEGRRVLVRGWLEQRSGPTIELTAPEQIELAE from the coding sequence ATGAAGACGGTCGAACGCATCGCGCTCTGCCTCGTGACCTCGCTCGCCGGCACAATGGCGCACGCGGCCGAGGAGCCATGCAGGCTGACGCCGCTCGGTACGGCGGAAGTGGCCGCCGTGCGCGACGGCCGCACGCTGATGCTCAAGGACGGCCGCGAACTGCGGCTTGTCGCGATCGAGGCCGGCGACGAGAGTCGCGCCGCGCTGGAGGCTGCCATCGGCGGCCGATCGCTGCGGCTGGCGGCCTTGGGCGAGGCGAAAGACCGTTACGGCCGGACTGTGGCCTTCGCCTTCGCCGGCGAGGAGCCGCAATCGGTCCAGCAGGCGCTGCTCGCGCAAGGGCAGGCCCGGGTGGCGGCCCGGGTCGGCGACAAAAGCTGCGCCGACGGCCTGCTCGCCGCGGAGCGCGAGGCCCGCCGTGCCGGCCGTGGCCTCTGGGCCAATCCCAATTTTGCCCCTTTGCCGGCGGAAAATCTTCGCAGATTGGAGGCTGAGCGGGGGCGTTTTGTGCTGGTCCAGGGCAAGGTCTTGTCGGTCCGCGAAAGCGGCGGCACCATATATATGAACTTTGGACGGCGCTGGACACAGGCGCTCACTGCGACCATGTTGCGGCGCGACGCGAGGCGTTTCGCGGCGGCGGGTGTGGAGGCGAAGCGGCTGGAGGGTCGGCGCGTGCTGGTGCGCGGATGGCTGGAACAGCGCAGCGGGCCGACCATCGAATTGACCGCGCCGGAACAGATCGAGCTCGCCGAGTAA
- a CDS encoding M48 family metalloprotease produces MRARRTRAAACLLGLLLLAGCASSPDLKQVSLPVPQPSPAPKPTAAQRENARILASYGGAYENPKLQSLIEQTVAKLVAASERPELKYRVTLLNSPAINAFALPNGSLYVTRGLVALANDKAELASVLAHEMGHVIARHAAIREEQARQAAIISHVVSDVLTDPNAGALALAKSKLTLASFSRAQEFEADGIGVGMSARAGFDAFGASRFLASMQRNAELRSGQTDPRAIDFLSSHPGTADRVKNALANARQYSAPGGGIRDHAEYLDDLNDMVYGEDQSEGFVRGRRFVHPKLGFTFTAPPGFTLDNTAQAVLGLKEGGGEAMRLDVVSVPAEQPLTAYLKSGWMDKVDPASIEDITINGFPAATATAGGDNWSFRIYAVRFGSDVYRFIFATKSKSAQIDRQFRDSVMTFRRLSLQESSQIRPLRLQIVTVADGDTPEKFAQQMAVPDRALDTFRVLNGLGPNDKLTPGIKVKIVVE; encoded by the coding sequence ATGCGGGCAAGGCGAACACGCGCGGCCGCCTGCCTCCTCGGCCTCTTGCTGCTCGCTGGTTGCGCCAGCTCACCCGACTTGAAGCAGGTGTCGCTGCCGGTGCCTCAGCCGAGCCCGGCGCCGAAACCGACGGCTGCCCAGCGCGAGAATGCGCGTATACTCGCCTCTTACGGCGGCGCCTACGAAAATCCGAAGCTGCAGTCGCTGATCGAGCAGACGGTGGCGAAGCTTGTTGCCGCCTCGGAGCGGCCCGAGCTGAAGTACCGGGTCACGCTGCTCAACTCGCCGGCCATCAATGCCTTCGCGCTGCCGAATGGCAGCCTCTATGTCACGCGCGGCCTCGTGGCGCTCGCCAACGACAAAGCCGAACTCGCATCGGTGCTCGCGCACGAAATGGGGCACGTCATTGCCCGTCACGCCGCGATCCGCGAAGAGCAGGCGCGGCAGGCGGCGATCATCAGCCACGTCGTCAGCGATGTGCTCACCGACCCGAACGCCGGCGCGCTGGCGCTCGCCAAATCCAAGCTGACCCTGGCGAGCTTCTCGCGCGCGCAAGAATTCGAAGCGGACGGCATCGGCGTCGGCATGTCGGCGCGCGCCGGTTTCGACGCATTCGGCGCGTCGCGCTTTCTCGCCAGCATGCAGCGCAATGCCGAATTGAGGTCAGGGCAAACCGACCCGCGCGCGATCGACTTCTTGTCGTCGCATCCGGGCACGGCTGACCGCGTCAAGAACGCGCTCGCCAACGCCCGCCAATACAGCGCTCCCGGCGGCGGTATCCGCGATCACGCCGAGTATCTCGACGACCTCAACGACATGGTCTACGGCGAAGACCAGAGCGAAGGTTTCGTACGCGGCCGGCGCTTCGTGCATCCCAAGCTCGGATTCACCTTTACGGCTCCGCCGGGCTTCACGCTCGACAATACGGCGCAGGCGGTGCTCGGTCTTAAGGAAGGCGGCGGCGAAGCGATGCGCCTCGATGTCGTCAGCGTGCCGGCGGAACAGCCGCTGACCGCTTACCTGAAATCCGGCTGGATGGACAAGGTCGATCCCGCCAGCATCGAAGACATCACCATTAACGGCTTCCCGGCAGCAACGGCGACGGCGGGTGGCGACAACTGGTCATTCCGGATTTACGCCGTGCGCTTCGGCAGCGACGTTTACCGCTTCATTTTCGCGACCAAGAGCAAGAGCGCGCAGATCGACCGTCAGTTCCGCGACTCTGTGATGACGTTCCGGCGCCTCAGCTTGCAGGAAAGCAGTCAGATTCGTCCGCTACGGCTGCAGATCGTGACCGTCGCCGACGGCGACACGCCGGAAAAATTCGCCCAACAGATGGCGGTGCCCGACCGGGCGCTCGATACATTCCGGGTGCTGAACGGACTTGGGCCAAACGACAAACTTACGCCCGGCATCAAGGTAAAGATCGTCGTCGAGTAA
- a CDS encoding VOC family protein yields the protein MTAIGGYVAPTAKGDEFGIHSLDQFVLAVPDASKAVDFYGNFGLDVQTKDNVLQLKTFGHHHRWGSVVEGVKQKALHHLSFGCYAEDLPRLKARIEGQGITLVDPPPGFESNGIWFRNHEGVLMEIKVAPKVSPDEKAKSEWVTVGPGVAAATVRDKAPAVRPRRLSHVLIFTADVDASIKFYERTLGLRLSDRASDIVAFMHGIHGSDHHLLALVKSNGPGFHHCSWDTASVQDIGLGAMRMHDKGYQKGWGLGRHVLGSNYFHYIMDPWGSFSEYSCDIDYIPKEERWPAADHKPEDSFYLWGPDVPREFTLNAEIGEH from the coding sequence ATGACAGCCATTGGAGGCTATGTGGCGCCGACCGCCAAGGGGGACGAGTTCGGCATTCACTCGCTCGACCAGTTCGTGCTCGCCGTCCCGGACGCCAGCAAGGCCGTGGATTTCTACGGAAATTTCGGCCTCGATGTTCAAACCAAGGACAATGTTCTTCAGCTCAAGACGTTCGGCCATCACCATCGGTGGGGCTCGGTCGTCGAGGGCGTCAAGCAGAAGGCGCTGCATCATCTGTCGTTCGGCTGCTATGCCGAAGATCTGCCGCGTCTGAAGGCGCGCATCGAAGGGCAGGGCATCACGCTCGTCGATCCGCCGCCGGGCTTCGAGTCCAACGGCATCTGGTTCCGCAATCACGAAGGCGTGCTGATGGAAATCAAGGTTGCGCCCAAAGTGTCGCCGGACGAGAAGGCCAAGAGCGAATGGGTCACCGTTGGTCCGGGCGTCGCGGCCGCGACCGTGCGCGACAAGGCGCCCGCCGTCCGCCCGCGCCGGCTGTCGCATGTGCTGATCTTTACGGCTGATGTCGACGCGTCGATCAAGTTCTACGAGCGCACGCTTGGTCTGCGTCTGTCAGACCGCGCATCCGACATCGTCGCCTTCATGCACGGCATTCACGGCAGCGACCACCATCTGCTGGCGCTGGTGAAGTCGAACGGTCCCGGATTCCATCACTGCTCCTGGGACACCGCGAGCGTCCAGGACATCGGCCTCGGCGCCATGCGCATGCATGACAAGGGCTATCAGAAGGGCTGGGGCCTTGGCCGCCACGTGCTCGGCTCCAACTACTTCCACTACATCATGGATCCGTGGGGCAGTTTCTCGGAATACTCCTGCGATATCGATTATATCCCGAAGGAAGAGCGCTGGCCGGCAGCCGACCACAAGCCGGAAGACTCGTTCTATCTGTGGGGTCCGGATGTGCCGCGCGAATTCACGCTCAATGCCGAGATAGGCGAGCACTAA
- a CDS encoding tetratricopeptide repeat protein: MGGRKAIAAALTALVLTVPTALRAQDRALLPACVAASGTPESWITACSALIASASTSSRELAAAYAQRGFAHTLKRNLDQAQKDLDEAVRIDPTLPQAFVNRANFWTVMGKADRALADSEQAIRLDPNLPLAYFVRGGAAMNLGQYERAAADYTEFMRLRPSVRADVIILRGRAYHRMGEDDRAIADYDEKLKLTPNDAEALINRGDALRDKKKMTAATADYDAAIAIAPKNPGGWRGRGFIRLGTRDLTGAVADFTQALRLDDKDATLYLNRGAALSMQGEKKRALADFDHAIKLDPREPLAHVNRAAVLNELGQHRDAMIAVEKALELAPNYRPAIETQNKIREDYGKEPARPAPVVDPSECIFPSSGTELDRAAIDRIISSCTALIKASGEEGAAAVVYLQRGSMYRRLGQYGAAYTDFSEAIRRDPTSASAYTGRGNAQRGLRHLDEAIADHSEAIKLAPNDPEAYNNRGNAWRDKKDYKQAIADYDTAIRLNPRYAAAYYNRANTWLDSGDKERAVADYRQALKLNLRQAGDMLKELGVEP; this comes from the coding sequence ATGGGAGGTCGAAAGGCTATCGCGGCCGCCTTGACGGCGCTCGTCTTGACCGTGCCAACAGCGCTGCGGGCGCAGGATCGCGCGTTGCTACCGGCTTGCGTGGCCGCAAGTGGGACGCCGGAGAGCTGGATCACCGCCTGCTCCGCCCTCATTGCCTCAGCCAGCACCAGCAGTCGCGAACTCGCGGCCGCGTATGCCCAACGCGGCTTCGCCCACACCCTGAAACGCAATCTCGACCAGGCGCAGAAAGATCTCGACGAGGCGGTGCGGATCGACCCGACTTTGCCGCAGGCCTTCGTCAACCGCGCCAATTTCTGGACCGTCATGGGCAAGGCCGACCGGGCGCTCGCCGACAGCGAGCAGGCAATCCGCCTCGATCCCAACCTGCCCCTCGCCTATTTCGTGCGCGGCGGCGCCGCAATGAACCTTGGCCAATACGAGCGGGCGGCCGCCGACTATACCGAGTTCATGCGACTGCGGCCGAGCGTCCGCGCCGACGTGATCATCCTGCGGGGGCGCGCTTATCATCGCATGGGCGAGGACGACCGCGCCATTGCCGATTACGACGAAAAGCTCAAACTGACGCCCAATGATGCCGAAGCGTTGATCAACCGCGGCGACGCGTTGCGCGATAAGAAAAAGATGACGGCAGCAACTGCCGACTACGACGCAGCAATCGCGATCGCGCCGAAAAACCCTGGTGGCTGGCGCGGTCGCGGCTTCATCCGGCTCGGGACCCGCGACCTGACCGGCGCAGTTGCCGATTTTACGCAGGCGCTACGCCTGGACGACAAGGACGCCACGCTCTACCTCAACCGCGGCGCCGCGCTGAGCATGCAAGGGGAGAAGAAACGGGCGCTCGCCGATTTCGATCACGCCATCAAGCTCGATCCCAGGGAGCCACTTGCTCATGTGAACCGCGCGGCGGTGCTCAATGAGCTGGGTCAGCATCGCGACGCGATGATCGCCGTCGAGAAAGCGCTGGAACTGGCGCCCAATTACCGGCCCGCGATCGAAACGCAGAACAAGATTCGGGAGGATTACGGCAAGGAGCCGGCACGCCCCGCCCCCGTGGTCGACCCGAGTGAATGCATTTTCCCGTCGTCCGGCACCGAACTCGATCGTGCGGCGATCGATCGCATCATCTCTTCGTGCACAGCGCTCATCAAAGCATCGGGCGAAGAAGGCGCCGCCGCCGTTGTCTATCTCCAGCGTGGCAGCATGTACCGGCGGCTGGGCCAATACGGGGCGGCTTATACGGACTTCAGCGAGGCAATCCGGCGGGATCCGACCTCAGCCTCGGCTTACACGGGGCGCGGCAATGCGCAACGCGGCCTTCGTCATCTCGACGAAGCGATCGCCGACCACAGCGAGGCGATCAAGCTCGCGCCGAACGATCCCGAGGCCTACAACAATCGCGGCAATGCCTGGCGCGACAAAAAGGACTACAAGCAGGCCATCGCGGATTACGACACGGCTATCAGGCTCAATCCGCGCTATGCCGCAGCCTATTACAATCGCGCCAATACGTGGCTCGACAGCGGCGACAAGGAGCGCGCCGTCGCCGACTACAGGCAGGCGCTCAAGCTCAATCTGCGGCAGGCCGGTGACATGTTGAAGGAGTTGGGCGTCGAGCCGTAG
- a CDS encoding CarD family transcriptional regulator, giving the protein MAGKSRQKAKKGPSGTSRGPKNPAAPRRASHASRGNVRGGASAAKMPVPRKGAGEGVLPGMSANKKTTQRQGFKTNEFIVYPAHGVGQIMAIEEQEIAGAKLELFVINFIKDKMTLRVPTAKIVSVGMRKLAEPPLVKKALETLKGRARIKRTMWSRRAQEYEAKINSGDIVAIAEVVRDLYRSESQPEQSYSERQLYEAALDRLSREIAAVQKITETEAVKEIEGALAKGPRRGPKPAEEGSSEEGVEDEAA; this is encoded by the coding sequence GTGGCAGGAAAATCGCGTCAGAAAGCTAAGAAGGGTCCTTCCGGCACGAGCCGGGGTCCGAAAAATCCCGCCGCGCCTCGGCGGGCCTCTCATGCCTCCCGCGGTAACGTCCGCGGCGGGGCTTCCGCAGCCAAGATGCCCGTCCCCCGCAAGGGAGCCGGTGAAGGAGTTTTGCCCGGAATGTCCGCCAATAAAAAGACTACCCAGCGCCAGGGTTTCAAGACCAACGAGTTCATCGTTTATCCGGCCCATGGCGTGGGTCAGATCATGGCGATCGAGGAGCAGGAGATCGCCGGGGCGAAGCTCGAGCTGTTCGTCATCAACTTCATCAAGGACAAGATGACGCTCCGCGTCCCGACCGCGAAGATCGTGTCGGTTGGCATGCGCAAGCTCGCTGAGCCGCCGCTGGTCAAGAAGGCGCTCGAGACGCTCAAGGGCCGCGCTCGCATCAAGCGCACCATGTGGTCGCGCCGCGCTCAGGAATACGAAGCAAAGATCAATTCGGGCGACATCGTCGCCATCGCCGAGGTCGTGCGCGACCTGTACCGTTCGGAGAGCCAGCCGGAGCAGTCGTACTCGGAGCGTCAGCTGTACGAAGCTGCGCTCGACCGTCTGTCGCGCGAGATCGCCGCGGTGCAGAAGATCACCGAGACCGAAGCGGTGAAGGAGATCGAGGGCGCGCTCGCCAAGGGCCCGCGTCGTGGTCCCAAGCCGGCCGAGGAAGGCTCTTCCGAGGAAGGCGTCGAGGACGAAGCGGCCTAA
- the fdxA gene encoding ferredoxin FdxA has translation MTYVVVENCIKCKYMDCVEVCPVDCFYEGENMLVIHPDECIDCGVCEPECPAEAIKPDTEPGLEKFLELNAEYAKTWPNITVKRDSPPDAKEFDGAPDKLNKYFSPKPGTGD, from the coding sequence ATGACCTACGTCGTCGTCGAAAACTGCATCAAGTGCAAGTACATGGATTGCGTCGAAGTGTGTCCGGTGGACTGCTTCTACGAGGGCGAGAACATGCTCGTCATCCATCCGGACGAGTGTATCGACTGCGGGGTGTGCGAGCCCGAATGTCCGGCCGAGGCCATTAAGCCCGATACCGAGCCGGGCCTGGAAAAGTTCCTCGAGCTCAATGCGGAATACGCCAAGACCTGGCCCAATATTACCGTGAAGCGCGACTCGCCCCCCGACGCCAAGGAGTTCGACGGCGCGCCCGACAAACTCAACAAATACTTCAGCCCGAAGCCGGGAACCGGCGACTGA
- a CDS encoding RNA-binding S4 domain-containing protein, whose protein sequence is MSAPAPGSERQRIDKWLWHARTVRTRTDAAALVEHGHVRLNGRRVTAASQPVRVGDVLTLALDRAVRVMRVDGFAEKRSGASDARALYSELAGGPERYNAGQTSGTA, encoded by the coding sequence TTGAGCGCCCCGGCGCCAGGATCCGAGCGGCAGCGAATCGACAAATGGCTCTGGCATGCCCGCACGGTGCGCACACGCACCGATGCGGCTGCGTTGGTCGAGCATGGCCACGTCCGGCTCAACGGCAGACGCGTGACCGCGGCCAGCCAGCCTGTCCGCGTCGGCGACGTGCTCACATTGGCGCTCGATCGCGCGGTGCGGGTGATGCGGGTGGATGGCTTCGCCGAAAAGCGCAGCGGCGCGAGTGACGCGCGGGCGCTCTATAGTGAGCTGGCGGGAGGCCCCGAAAGGTATAACGCGGGTCAGACGTCCGGAACTGCATGA
- a CDS encoding helicase-related protein has product MAITFSSQPARAGKARGAGVTAVLGPTNTGKTHLAIERMLAHSSGMIGLPLRLLAREVYNKVVDRVGAPLVALITGEEKIKPPTARYWVSTVEAMPRDLDVAFLAIDEIQLGADFERGHVFTDRILNLRAREETLVLGAATMRPMVEKLLPGAHIISRPRLSMLTYAGDKKITRLPRRSAVVAFSADEVYAIAELIRRQRGGAAVVLGALSPRTRNAQVALYQSGDVDYLVATDAIGMGLNLDVDHVAFASDRKFDGYQFRKLNPAEMAQIAGRAGRAARDGTFGTTGRCDPFEPELVQALESHTFEPVRLLQWRNADLDFSSIGALQASLAMAPQEQGLTRAPVGEDILVLEHAARDEDVRALARNRAAVERLWDVCQVPDYRKIAPATHAELVVALYGFLMREGNIPTDWFARQVALADRTDGDIDTLSTRIAHVRTWTFVANRPDWLADPEHWQATTRAVEDKLSDALHERLAERFVDRRTSVLMRRLRENTMLETEIGKTGEVTVEGHMIGRLDGFMFAPDASAAAGSEAKALNAAAQKVLAVEIEARATRLSQAPADQIVLANDGVIRWLGDVVGRLTAGDDTLRPRVRIIADEHLTGPSRDLVQTRLDLWLKSQIEKLLAPLFTLSAAEDITGMARGVAFQVVEALGVLERQKVAEEVKGLDQPSRATLRKYGVRFGAYHIYLPALLKPAPRALATQLWALKHEAPDAKGVAELLHLAASGRTSIPVDKETSKALYRTVGYRVTGERAVRVDILERLADLIRPALSWREGAPGPKPDGAVDGRSFTVTGAMTSLTGASGEDFATILRSLGYRMERRPKPPEPEVTPAAAGMAPVAPEEATTEAPVETTAQTEALDAAIAGDEAAVGEATSALTTVPDAEVMPQVEAVAESAAAEAPAAPAEATPDAPTEAAAAATEGEAKSDEPALIEVWRPGGRPEKRPPRPQHHRRPQHRHGATSAPAEGTQEGATAAPVEGAAVPAEAGGPERRDRQDRRDRHERHQKMDRQHQRGDRQDAHGRPDRGPRRGPRRDRDSGPDRADREKYYAKPHGSDRRDKQPDPNSPFAKLAALKQQLEQGGKEPS; this is encoded by the coding sequence ATGGCCATTACTTTCTCTTCGCAGCCTGCCCGCGCCGGTAAGGCACGTGGCGCCGGCGTCACCGCCGTTCTCGGTCCCACCAATACCGGTAAGACCCACTTGGCGATCGAGCGCATGCTCGCGCATTCGTCGGGCATGATCGGCCTGCCGCTGCGGCTGCTCGCACGTGAGGTCTACAACAAGGTCGTCGATCGGGTCGGCGCACCGCTCGTCGCGCTCATCACCGGCGAAGAGAAAATCAAGCCGCCGACGGCGCGTTACTGGGTCTCGACCGTCGAGGCCATGCCGCGCGACCTCGATGTCGCGTTCCTGGCTATCGACGAAATTCAATTGGGCGCCGATTTCGAGCGCGGCCATGTCTTCACCGACCGCATCCTCAATCTCCGCGCCCGCGAGGAAACGCTGGTGCTGGGGGCCGCCACCATGCGGCCGATGGTGGAAAAGCTGCTGCCCGGCGCGCACATCATCAGCCGGCCGCGGCTGTCGATGCTCACTTATGCCGGCGACAAGAAGATCACCCGGCTGCCGCGCCGCTCGGCCGTCGTCGCCTTCTCGGCCGACGAAGTTTACGCGATCGCCGAATTGATTCGCCGCCAGCGCGGCGGCGCTGCGGTGGTCCTGGGCGCGCTGTCGCCGCGTACGCGGAACGCCCAAGTCGCGCTCTATCAGTCCGGCGACGTCGACTATCTGGTCGCGACCGACGCCATCGGCATGGGGCTCAATCTCGATGTCGATCACGTCGCTTTCGCGTCCGATCGCAAATTCGACGGCTATCAATTCCGCAAGCTCAATCCCGCCGAGATGGCGCAGATTGCCGGCCGCGCTGGCCGCGCCGCGCGCGACGGCACCTTCGGCACCACCGGACGCTGCGATCCCTTCGAGCCTGAACTGGTGCAGGCGCTCGAGAGCCACACCTTCGAGCCTGTCCGCCTTTTGCAGTGGCGAAACGCCGATCTCGATTTCTCGTCGATCGGCGCGTTGCAGGCGTCCCTTGCGATGGCGCCGCAGGAGCAGGGACTGACGCGCGCACCCGTCGGAGAGGATATTCTGGTGCTGGAGCACGCCGCGCGCGATGAAGATGTACGGGCGCTCGCGCGCAACCGTGCGGCGGTCGAGCGGCTTTGGGACGTCTGCCAGGTTCCCGACTATCGGAAGATCGCTCCGGCGACCCATGCGGAATTAGTGGTAGCGCTCTATGGATTCCTGATGCGAGAGGGTAATATCCCGACGGATTGGTTCGCTCGCCAAGTCGCCCTTGCCGATCGAACCGACGGCGACATCGACACTCTCTCCACCCGGATCGCGCATGTCAGAACTTGGACTTTCGTTGCCAACCGTCCGGATTGGCTTGCCGATCCGGAGCACTGGCAGGCAACAACACGTGCGGTCGAAGACAAATTGTCCGACGCGCTGCACGAGCGCTTGGCCGAGCGTTTTGTGGACCGCCGTACCAGCGTATTGATGCGGCGGTTGCGAGAGAACACGATGTTAGAAACTGAAATCGGTAAAACCGGCGAAGTCACCGTTGAGGGCCACATGATCGGCCGTCTCGATGGGTTTATGTTTGCGCCCGACGCATCCGCGGCCGCGGGTTCGGAGGCCAAGGCGTTGAACGCCGCCGCCCAGAAGGTGCTGGCAGTCGAGATCGAGGCACGCGCGACGCGTCTGTCGCAGGCGCCCGCCGACCAAATTGTGCTGGCGAACGATGGGGTCATCCGCTGGCTTGGCGATGTGGTTGGCCGTCTCACGGCCGGCGATGACACGTTGCGACCGCGCGTGCGCATCATTGCCGACGAACATCTCACTGGCCCGTCCCGTGATTTGGTGCAGACGCGGCTCGATCTCTGGCTGAAGAGCCAGATCGAGAAGCTGCTTGCACCGCTGTTCACGCTCTCGGCGGCGGAAGACATTACCGGCATGGCGCGCGGCGTCGCCTTCCAGGTCGTGGAAGCGCTCGGCGTGCTCGAGCGCCAGAAGGTTGCGGAAGAGGTGAAGGGCCTCGACCAGCCGTCGCGCGCGACGTTGCGCAAATACGGCGTGCGCTTTGGCGCCTATCACATCTATCTGCCGGCACTGCTCAAGCCGGCGCCGCGCGCGCTCGCGACGCAGCTCTGGGCGCTCAAGCACGAAGCGCCGGATGCCAAGGGCGTCGCCGAGTTGTTGCACCTTGCGGCTTCCGGTCGCACCTCGATCCCGGTCGACAAGGAAACGTCGAAGGCGCTCTACCGCACCGTCGGCTATCGCGTGACCGGCGAGCGTGCGGTGCGCGTCGATATTCTGGAGCGACTAGCCGATCTCATTCGCCCGGCGCTGTCTTGGCGTGAGGGGGCACCGGGCCCCAAGCCCGACGGCGCGGTCGATGGACGCTCGTTCACGGTCACCGGCGCAATGACGTCGTTGACCGGCGCCTCAGGTGAGGACTTTGCGACCATTCTGCGCTCGCTCGGCTATCGCATGGAACGGCGGCCGAAGCCGCCGGAGCCTGAGGTCACGCCAGCGGCGGCCGGCATGGCACCTGTCGCGCCTGAGGAAGCGACGACCGAGGCGCCAGTCGAAACAACAGCGCAGACAGAGGCCTTGGACGCGGCCATCGCCGGCGACGAGGCAGCCGTGGGCGAAGCCACGTCCGCGCTGACCACGGTGCCGGATGCGGAAGTGATGCCGCAGGTCGAAGCGGTGGCCGAATCGGCCGCTGCCGAGGCCCCTGCCGCGCCGGCCGAAGCCACGCCTGACGCTCCGACCGAGGCTGCTGCGGCCGCGACGGAAGGTGAAGCTAAATCCGACGAACCGGCTCTCATCGAGGTCTGGCGTCCCGGCGGCCGCCCGGAAAAGCGCCCGCCGCGTCCACAACATCACCGGCGGCCACAGCATCGTCACGGCGCCACGTCGGCGCCGGCGGAAGGCACCCAGGAAGGCGCGACAGCGGCGCCGGTCGAAGGGGCTGCGGTACCGGCGGAAGCAGGCGGGCCTGAGCGCCGCGACCGCCAAGATCGCCGTGACCGCCATGAGCGCCATCAGAAGATGGACCGCCAGCATCAGCGCGGCGACCGCCAGGATGCCCACGGGCGTCCGGACCGCGGTCCGCGCCGAGGACCGCGTCGCGACCGCGATTCGGGTCCCGACCGGGCGGACCGCGAGAAGTACTACGCCAAGCCGCACGGTTCGGATCGTCGCGACAAGCAGCCCGATCCGAATTCGCCCTTCGCCAAGCTCGCCGCGCTCAAGCAGCAGCTCGAGCAAGGCGGCAAGGAGCCTTCTTGA